The sequence ATTCTTTCCTGTTGAAGAGCTCGGAGAACGACCGGGATCGTTATTGTTGGTGGGTACAGTCGAGTCAAAAGGACGACCGCCGGGATTAGTATTATTGTTTGGATCGCTGACGGGAGCTTCCGAAGAACGACCGGGATTGTTATTGTTGGTGGGGCTATTTCTAGTGTTGCTAGGGCTGCCGGCATCGTTATTGTTGGTGGGTACAGTCGAGTCAAAAGGACGCCCGCCGGGATTAGTATTATTGTTTGGATCGCTGACGGGAGCTTCCGAAGAGCGATCGGAATTGTTATTGTTGTTTGGATCGCTCATTGGAGCTTCCGAAGAACTGTCCCTAGGATTGCTATTGTTGGCATCGAGACCGGTAGAGTCCGAAGGACGGCCGCCGGGATTGGTATTGTTGTTAGCATCGATCGCGATCAGGCTAGCAGAATTTGAATTTTGGGAGCCGTTAGTCTGGCGGTTTAATTCTGCGAATCCGGGCACGGCGAGCAAGGAACTAACCCCGGCAATTCCAGCAACAGTGAGCAATTTTGCGAACAAATTTTTGCGTTTGAGTGAAGTCATGAATTTCTAAGCCTCTAAGTTTTCAAGTTTTCCAGAGTACGATCGCCCGAAACTATCGGCGATCTGGTGCTGTATCGTCTTTGCGAAACAAGTTGAGCAAACCTAACGCGCCCAGGGCACCCAGCCAACCCAAATTGTTGTGGCGATCGCGCCGATCGCTCAAAACTCCAGAATCAGTCCCAGCCGGCGCCGCTGTAGTACCGTCTGTAGCGCTGGTACCCGTACTCGGCGTGACGGTAGTACCGCTGGTACCCGTACTCGGCGTGACTGTGGTACCGCTCGTACCCGTGCTCGGCGTGACGCTGCTACCGCTCGTACCGCTGGTACCCGTGCTCGGCGTGACGCTGCTACCGCTCGTACCGCTGGTACCCGTGCTCGGCGTGACGCTGCTACCGCTGGTACCCGTACTCGGCGTGACGCTGCTACCGCTCGTACCGCTCGTACCGCTGTCTGGGGTGACACTGGTACCGCTCGTACCGCTGTTTGGCGTGACGGTGGTACCGCTCGTACCGCTGTTTGGCGTGACGGTGGTACCGCTCGTACCGCTGTCTGGGGTGACGCTGGTACCGCTCGTACCGCTGTTTGGCGCCACGCCAGTACCGCTGCTACCGCTGTCTGTACCAGTTGTGCCGCCGCTAGCACCGCCACCGCTAGCACCGCCGCTAGCA comes from Microcoleus sp. bin38.metabat.b11b12b14.051 and encodes:
- a CDS encoding DUF4142 domain-containing protein — protein: MTSLKRKNLFAKLLTVAGIAGVSSLLAVPGFAELNRQTNGSQNSNSASLIAIDANNNTNPGGRPSDSTGLDANNSNPRDSSSEAPMSDPNNNNNSDRSSEAPVSDPNNNTNPGGRPFDSTVPTNNNDAGSPSNTRNSPTNNNNPGRSSEAPVSDPNNNTNPGGRPFDSTVPTNNNDPGRSPSSSTGKNSPNSLSSSDSNFVMQAAQAGMLEVQLGRLAMQGGSNTAVKQYGQEMVAEHTQVNQELMQLAMQKGVEVPKQMSSQNKAVSDRLSGLSGTSFDKAYKQAMIDSHNQAITLFKAQSQQGQDPQLKAWATQKLPNLQAHLQMVNQMLADVSQP